Within the Prevotella scopos JCM 17725 genome, the region GATTGGGGTCAACGCCTAATTCCTTAAAAGGTAATTTAATCGGCATACGTCCGTCTTCGTCCAACTCGTCTGTGTGGAATAAGTCAAGCTGAAAACCTCGTTTGTTATTCAAAATACCATGCAAGATAGATTGTAAACTCTCAACAATAGATACTAGAATTCGTACTTGGATAAGTGAATAGTCATGACGCATCATAGTCACAGCAATTGGCTGAAGAAGCCATGTCTCTTCCTCTATTGGAATAAGGTCATTAGATATAGTACGGCTTTTTAGTGGAGCCTTCTGTGCTTTAGCTCCACGCTTACGTGTAACCTTTTTATTTGACTTTTTCTCTGTTGTCATATCTGTTATCTTATCTTTGTCATGTATCTTATAACACTTTACAAGCTACAAAGATACCGCTTTTATTTTGAACATAACGCTAAAAAACAAAAATAGTTTCTTCATCCTAATTCTAAGGCTTTCTATGGGTATTCTCCAATGTATTTGTTGCATATACCTTGATTACCTTATGTGTGGAGCAAAGACTTCGTCCTTTTGCTGTTGATTTAGAATAGAATCTCTGGTCAGTGTTTAAACAATGTTTGAAGATGGAAAAAGGGTGGTTGTTTCTTCAATATCGATATAGTTAAGATTCTGAAATAATCTTTTAAGGTTAGATATAATTTATCAGTTTGCACTTAATTAATAGTGTTTATGCATATGACTATGCAACATACTTGAGCGTTAAATAGTTCAAAAGTAGCACTTTCTTTTTGATAATAATTAATGATATAAACTAAATACATTACAACAACTATTGCATGATTGACTTTTTTTTCGTTATTTTGCATACGATATTGATACAAAAAGACAAGATGAAGAATCAGAAAATGTATGAGCCCGATGATAAAATGATTTATCTTATCAAAGATAATTATGACTTATTACAGAGCTTAGGGAGCTTTGGCATCAGTTTGGGCTTTGGAGATAAAACTGTGCGAGAAGTCTGTGATGATCAAAATGTTGACACTTACACTTTCCTAGCTGTAGTTAATTTTACGATAAATGGTTATAGGGGAGTTGATGATGTTGATAGATTGTCCATACCAACTCTTATACAATATCTTAGAGCTAGTCATACTTATTATCTTGAGTATAAATTACCTTTTATACGAAAGGAGTTGATGACTGCATTGGATGAAACTGATAATCTTGCTCGTCTTATTCTTCGTCTTTATGATGAATATGCTCATTCTATTCATAATCACATGCAATATGAGGAGAAGAATGTCTTCCCATACGTTGATACACTACTGAAAGGTGAATCGAATGACACTTACGATATTGAGACTTATTCTAAGCATCACAGCCAAACAGATGTGAAGTTAAGTGAATTGAAGAGCATTATTATTAAATATCTGCCTTCTGACGCACACCACAACAACCGCCTCACAGCCACTTTGTATGATATCTATAACTGCGAAGCGTGGCTTGAACAACATGCTTTGGTAGAAGAGGAAATATTTATCCCTGTTATCAGACGCTTAGAACAAAAGAGTAAGCAGAATGATGTGAGTGTGAAGATCTCGAATATGATTACTAAGAGCCCTGCGTCCAACGAGGTGCTTAGCGATCGCGAAAAAGATGTTATTGTTGCTGTTGCCCAGGGAATGACCAATAAGGAAATTGCAGATCATCTCTGTATCTCTACAAACACAGTGATTACACACCGTCGTAATATTGCTCGTAAATTGCAGATTCATTCACCAGCAGGATTAACAATCTATGCAATTGTGAATAGCCTTGTGGACATAAGTAGCGTGAAACTTTGATAAAAACAACTAGTAGAGTGGGCTACTTACACTTTCACATAATATAACTCACTCTCTTACTTTATGAATGAGACGATGGAACATCTAGCTGATAAGAACATGGGGCGCCCTAAGATAGCAATAGTAGATTCTAATACGCTTGTTGTTTTAGGTCTGAAGAATATATTGCAGAACGTGATGCCTATCATGACTGTTGATTCTTTTTCAAATTTTCAAGATTTTGAGAAAGCGCAGCCTAATTCCTATTATCATTATTTTGTGTCACAAGTAATTGTCTTAGAAAATAGACAATTCTTTTCTCAATGTATCCATAAAACCATTGTTTTGACGCTTTCGAAGGATCCAAATGCTCAGTTATCAGGTTTTCATAGTTTCTGTATTAATGTTCCTGAAGACGAACTTGTCAAGGCGATTTTGAAGATTGTACAATATGGTCATTCTGGTGGAAAGAATCTTCCTGAACTCCCACAAGTGTTAAAGAATAAGATTCTAAGTAATCGAGAGCTAGAAGTTTTATCCTTAATAGTCCAAGGATTGATAAACAAAGAAATTGCAGAGAAACTTAATATCAGTCTGACTACCGTTATTACACATCGTAAAAATATAATGGATAAACTCGGAATGAAGAGTGTGTCAGCCTTGACCATCTATGCAGTGATGCATGGTTATATTGATATCAATAAGATATAATACATCTTTTTTACTCCGTTACAAAAATGGAGATAGCAGGTGTGCAAACCATCCACGAAAACGCTGCCATGATGTACGCCATTGCTTCCACTTTGTTTCTGTAAGCTTAAAGCTACCTTTCTTTTGGGCTTCAAAAAGATTATCTAGTTCATGCGTTGTACAAGGATCAATGATTACAGCATTCTCTTCTCGGTCCCATCTCAGACTTCTAGCGTTAAGATTGGCAGATCCAACTGTGCAGAATTTACCATCTACCATGATAATCTTGGTATGATGAAACCCCTTCTCATACATCCAGATAGTACATCCTTCTTTCATTAGTTGGTGTGCATTATAGAACCCACAGTTAGGCGTTAGTGGGATGTCGCTCTTTACACTTAACAGAATCTCAACTTTCACACCTCGTTTTACTGCATTACGCAAAGCTTTTTTCAACGCTCTACTTAATGTGAAATAAGGGTTGATTAGTTTGATACTATCTTTTGCGTCATTGATAGCATTAACATAGAAGTAGCGAATGATATCTTTAGAAACATGTGGCTCACGATTGATTATGCCCACCATCTTATTCCCCGCACTGCCACAGGTATCTGGTTTCAATCCCTTTATATAATCGGGATTTGATATTCCACGATAGTATTTAGCTCCATGTATCTTCTGTCCTGATGCTAAAAACCACATTCTCAGAAATATATTCTGTAAAGTGTTAACTTCATCACCCTCAATCCTACAATGCATATCGTGCCATGAACCAACGACTTTCGTGCCATTAATGTAATAGTCTGCCACATTCATTCCACCCGTGTAAGCCACCTTGCCATCAATAATTACAATCTTACGATGGTCACGATTGAAGATGTCGTGTAGCCAAGGAAACTCCATTGGCTTGAATTCATAAATCTCAATACCTTTTTCACGAATCGCCTTCAAGTGGCGTTTCTTCATGGGACGATTATTACTTGCGTTACCAAAGCCATCAAAAACGGCTCTCACCTCAACTCCTTCTTTGACTTTTGCTGCTAAATGACGTATTAGCTCTTCATTGATTGAGTCGTTGCGAAAGTTAAAGTATTCCAAGTGAATGCTTGAACGTGCTTGATCGATAGCCTTGAAAAGGTCGTTAAACTTGTCTTTTCCTGTGGTTAGAAGTGTAACAGAATTATTATGAGAGAAATGTACTCCCTTCCGGCGAAGTTGATTTACTATTAAAGAATCAGCACGCTCTGTTGGTTCTTTATACTCTTCAAACAGAGTACTTTCAGACTTGCTTTGTGCTAAAATTTGAATAGGGAATAATATGCAAGAGAATGTCATCACAGCAGTGATGACATTTTTTGTTTTATAACTCACTTTTGTTTCTCTCATTTTCATTAACAGCAAATAAATGCTTATGCGATTCATGAAGCTTTATTTACACATTTATAAATATCACCTAAAAGATAGGATTAAGCTATCTTTACAACATACAGCTGTAATGGTCAACAACACCTAGTAAGTGTCTCTTTTTATCACAGACTAGCACTGTATGAATCTTGTTCTGCTGCATGATATGTTGTATCTCCGTAATCTTTGTAGTTGGCAAAACGGTTTTTGGCTCTTTTGTCATAATGTCACTAACAGTATGAACAAAAAACTCTGCTTGCCAACGCTCCATAGCTCTACGGATGTCACCATCAGTTATGAGTCCTATTACCTTTCCGTTATCAAGTGATACACCCAGGCCGAGTTTCCCTTTACTTACATGGATGATAGCATCACCTAAGTGCATTTCTTTTGGAATAATAGGGAGATCGTCAGAACGCATAACATCTTGAGCTGTAGTCAACAGACGCTTACCTAATTCTCCACCAGGGTGGAACTGTGCAAAATCTTGTGGCTTAAAGTTGCGTACACGCATGAGAGCAATGGCTAAAGCATCACCCATAACAAGTGCTGCCGTTGTCGAACTAGTTGGAGCAAGATTGAGCGGACATGCTTCTTTCTCAACCCAAACCTTTATATGAGCTGTTGAATATTTTGCTAATAGCGAATGAGGGTTAGCACTCATCCCAATAATTGGAATGTTCATGTGAAGTACCATTGGGATAAAGCGAAGTAGCTCATCTGTCTGGCCTGAGTTGGACAAAGCTAATACAACGTCCTCCTTTGTCATAACACCTAAATCGCCATGATAGACATCCAAAGGATTAACAAAGAATGCAGGTGTACCCGTAGAAGAAAGAGTTGCAGCAATCTTAGCACCTATATTTCCACTTTTTCCAACACCCGTGACAATAACCTTACCTGTACAATGGTACATTAAGCTAACAGCTTTGTCAAAGTTCTCATCTAACTGGTTGATTAGGTTCAACGTAGCATCAGCTTCTTCTTTAATACATTGGGTTGCATACGCTCTGACTTGTGTCAGTCTTTGTTCCGCTTCGTTCATACGAGTTTTCCTATTAATACATCTAAATTAGCTAGCTCCAGCATGTTAGCAGCATCAGATAATCCTGTATCTGGGGTAGGGTGAACTTCAAAGAAGTAGCCTGTTGCTCCAAATGCTTTAGCTGCCAAAGCCATTGAAGGAACAAACTTTCGGTCACCAACTGTTTTCCCATCTCCAGCGCTTGGACGCTGCACGCTATGTGTACAATCCATAATTACATTAGGTACAATTTCCTTCATGTCAGGGATATTACGGAAGTCAACAACGAGATTGTTATACCCAAAACAGTTTCCACGCTCTGTCAACCAAACCTCCTTAGCTCCACTTTCTTGACATTTCTGTGTCGGATAGTGCATGTCTCTTCCGCTTAGGAACTGTGCTTTCTTTATGTTTACAATCTTACCTGTCTTTGCTGCAGCGACCAAGAGATCAGTCTGACGGCAGAGGAAAGCAGGAATCTGTATAACATCAACAACTTCACCTACGGCTTCAGCCTGATAACTTTCATGGATATCAGTCAATAATCTTAAGCCGTACTTATCTTTGATATCTTGCAACATGGTCAAACCTTTTTCAAGTCCAGGACCACGAAAAGATTTTATACTTGTGCGGTTTGCCTTGTCAAAGCTTGCTTTAAAAATGATATCAATACCATATTTTCTATTTAGCCTAACCAATTCTTCTGCAACTGTATTAAGCAGTTCAGAACTTTCAATAACGCAGGGACCAGCAATGAAAGTAGATTTATTCATCATATTTTGATAGTATATTGTACTCCTATTATTATCAGAATTTATCTTAAAATATTATCAGGAGGTGATGCAAAGTTATATATAATAAGGTGAACGGACAAGTATTTAACCTACATTTACATAATTAGGGTGAAACTTGTTTTTAAAATTTGGTTGTTTAAATTAAATCACTTTACTTTGCACCTAGAAAATGTGTCCATTACTGCTAAATAGCGGTTTACGGCATAAGGTAAAAAGAAGATATAATTCAGTATTAATTTAAAAGTTTTCTATTATGAAAAAGATTTTATTGTCATTTGCTGTAGCATGTGTATCACTTGCTGCAAGCGCACAGGGTTATGTTGGTGGTAGCGTAGGTATTGCTTCTTCTAAGACAGATGGTGCTGATGCAGTTACAACTTATCAGTTCCTCCCAGAAATTGGTGTTAATCTTGATCAGAATTGGTCAATTGGTACAGTTGTTGGTTGGGGTAAAGGTAATCCTGTTCAATATGAGGGAGAATCTCGTAACTATTTCAAGCTTGCACCATACGCACGTTACACTTTCGTACGTTCTAAGTATGTAAATGCTTTCGTTGATGGTGGTTTTGGTTATACTCATTATAATCACGCACATCAAGGCCCACTTGCAGCTTCTATTAATGAATGGGAAGCTGGTTTGAGACCAGGTCTTGCTGTTAATCTTAGCCCAAAGGTAAGTTTTGTAACTCACATTGGTTTCGTAGGTTGGAAGTCTGTTAAAGCTGATGTAAGTGGTGCTAAGGCAAATAATGTTTGGGGTGCATCTCTTAATGGTAACGACATCACCTTCGGTGTTTATTACAACTTCTAAAGAGATCATCTGAAGAAATTTAATATTTAAAAGAGGGATATACATCATGTATCCCTCTTTTAATGTAATTAGAGTAATTCTTAGATGCAAATTTGTCAATATTTCCCCTTCTTATTAAGTCTAATCAATACTCTGCTACATCTCAATTAATCCTTACTTGTCTTTTAAAAGATGCCCTTATGACCTCTTATTAACGCCCTTTTAAATGCTAAACAAACATCTTCTACTTCTGTAATATATAATTTGTTGATTTTATGATAGTTATAAGCATCTTTGAAAATCGTATTCCTGAGTTGTTTTAATTAAAATCTATGTTGTTATTCTGTAATGTTTTTTCAGAATAATAGATGTTGATATATGCTGAAATAACAAGTAGTAAGTTTGTTATTACATACTTAATCATCGTTTCAAACGTTGAATTGCATTCTCTCCAATAATATATAGCTTGGAGTTTGCCCTTCGCACCATATGTGCTAAGTCTCAACACAATCGTAGGAAAGGGTAAAAGGCTTATAAGCATCATCATATATATGACGAAATAAGCCTATTCAGACTAACAAGATGGAGTGTATTTTGCCTACCTATAGTCCTTCTACCAAAGTAAATAGGCTAATGTGTTAGTTTTCTTGTTGATGCTTAATTGTAATTTCACGCTGTGGGAATGGGATTTCAATGCCGTTATTGTTCAGCGTGTCATAGATACATTCCATAACAACTGATATATCATTTGTCTGTGTTAACACGTTCAGCCAAACAAGAATCTTCAGTGTAATACAGCTATCGTCGAAGCTTTTAAGTCTGACAATAATATCCTTATTTTCATTAGTGATACCAAGTTTAGCGATCGCATCTATAAGAAGCTCTCTTACTTCTTTTACATTAGTGCCGTATGCAACGCCTACTTCAATAACTCCCACTTCATAACCATCGTTCTTAGTCATGTTTTTATAGTTCTTAGTGAAGAGTTGTGAGTTTTGAAAAGCAATTGTTGAACCATCGAGCGCATCAATCACTGTTGAAGTATAGTTGATAGAACTAACCTTACCACGTATGCCATCACAGATAATGTAATCGCCAATCTTGATACGTCCTGCCATCAAAGAGATACCATAATAGATATTCTCCAGAATATCCTTCATGGCAAAACCGATACCTGTTGACAGACCACCTGTTACGACTACAAGCCATGTACTGCTAACTTTGAATAAGCCAAGTGTAATCAATAACCAAGAACCCCATACAATTACCTGCAATACATTAATATACATCGTAGCACGTGCTTCGGCTGTAGATGGATCATTGCGTTTTAGATATAACTTAATAGCATCTCGAATTGTTAAGTTCAAATAGTTAAAGATAAACCATAAGATAGTTACAATAGCTATTGAGTAAACGCTAATCTGTATCTTATCTGAATCAATGAAGTTAGTGCGGAACAAGTTCCAAGTTAAGCCACTAAGATTGAATACATCTGTTGCCCAGTAAATAGCAATGATAAATGATATTACCAAGGCTGTTGGAATGAGGACAATATCAATGAATCGAAGGAACCAAACCTTATAGGGCGATAGCTTCTTTATAGGATGTTTTTCTCTGTACTGGTTTAGATAATCTTTAAAGAAAGCGATTGTAAGAATACAAGCTAACTGCATTGACCACCAGATTATTACTTGTACAGCTAACATTGTGTATCCTATCCAGGCACTTATCAGTGAGAAGATGAATACAAACTGAGAGATATAGGCAAAATTCAAGTCGTAGCGTGGTACCAATTTGTGATACTTATAAATCATTCTTGCCTGCCACAAAGTGTCAATGAGCAATAATGGTGTGAACAGCAGTGTTATGACAGAGCTTGGAAGCATAACAATACGGAAAGTTATGACAAAGAAGCCTATCATGATGAGAGGATAGTAAATGCGGTAAGCATTATGTGTTTGTGAACCCTCTACACGCAAGAGTAAAGATGCAAAGATTACAGACAGCATCCATGTATATTCCAATAACAGACTGCACGCCATGTGTACGAAGTTGGAAGGTGAGAACAATCGGATAACCACAAGTATGATGCTAAATGTGACAACAGACGCAAGCATAATAATACAAGTACGCTTGGCGAGGAATGCTTGACTCTTCTGTTCGAATCGATTGGTCTTCATGACTCTTGTAACAAGGAATCGGATACTCAGATAGTTGATGAGAATGGCTATCAATCCATAGAGTATAATCATAGTGAAGAGGGTGATAATCCATTTTACATCCCACTGTGATACTATAAGACTATTTGGTGAGTACTTCTCAGAGAGTAAAGTTTTCATCTGACTAATCTGAAAACCAAATGTCTTGAGAATCCTATAATAATTGTTCCCAGCGTTTGTAAAGATACCAGACTGAATCTCGTCGTATCGTTTTTGTGCGTATGCATCGAGTGCCTGCAACTGGTGCTGGCTGTATCTGTAGAACTGGATGTACTCTTGATAAGAGTCACTGCGTTCCTTTAACATTCTTCGAATACTAACGGCAAGGGTCAAACATACATTACGATTAGTCTTCATTTCAGGAGTAAGGCCAAAGGTGTACATAGTGCTTAGAACGTTGACAAGTGAATCGTAACGCGCTATTTCTTCATTACTTTCTGTAATGAGATCATGGAAAGGTCGAGTCTGTGTTTGGAAGTCTCTCCATAGCTCTGTTGCTTGTTGGCAAGCATAGGTAAGGTCAAAGATGTTGTCAGTCTTCTGTGAATAAAGCATCAGTGAGACTTGCGCAGATTTTTCTCCAATTTCCTTAAGCTGATTAGTTACTTTTTCTGTAACATATCTTGAATTATTCAGCTGTTTCGTCTGCTCGAGATGCTGTTCAATTAATTCATGGCGTAACACCTGAAGTGAGTTTCTTAATGAATCTTCTTGTAATACTGCATTTGCAGGAAGCATCAGAGTGAAAAGGAAGATTGTGACGAAGAATAGCTTTTTGTGCATGTCTGTTTTATTGTAAAGAATATTTCTGATGTTGATTTCAATTTGTGCAAAGGTACGGAAAGTTTGTCATTTAGACCTCCATGGGAATGTAAAATGATACTAAAGATGTGTTTACGTATGCTTTTCTTTGGTCATAAGATTTATAAATAAAAAAAAAACTGTAAGTTTGCACGAAAAAAACATCTTATGATACTAATAGCCGATAGTGGAGGTTCAAAGACTGATTGGGCATTGATGACTTTGCCAACAAATACACATAAGTTTGTTCTGAAAGTCCGGACGCAAGGAATTAATCCATTCCATCAGTCCAAGGAATTTATCTTGAACACGTTAGAACAAGAACTAATGCCGGCATTAATCAATGCAGCCAACCCAAGTAAGATCTTTTATGACCAGTCGGATATAGCCGAAAAAGTTTCAAAAATAGCTTTTTATGGAGCAGGATGTACTGAAATGCTATCACAGATTGTGCGTGAAGCCTTGACAGCTACGTTCCCTTCTGCTTCAATAAAAGTGGAAAGTGATTTGTTAGGAGCAGCTCATGCCGTTTGTGTTCGTAAGGCTGGCATTGCTTGTATTTTAGGGACTGGTGCCAATAGTTGTCAATATGATGGTGAAAAGATTGTCGCAAATGTTCCACCTTTAGGTTACATCTTAGGAGATGAAGGCAGTGGTGCCGTACTAGGAAAGCTACTACTCAATGGCATATTTAAAGGTGATTTACCTGTAGAGATACGTGATTTGTACTTACAGTGGAGTGGACTAACTTATCCAAAAATCATTGATAAGGTTTATCGCCAACCACTTGCAAATCGCTTCTTAGCCAGCTGCTCAAAGTTTATAAAAGAGAATTTGCAATACGCCGAATTAGAATCTTTAGTAATGTTTAATTTCGATAGTTTCTTTCAGAAGAACATCTTGAAATATTCTGATTCCTCTATTCGCTCTATCTCGGCTGTTGGAGGTATTGCGGCAGCTTTTGAAGATCAGTTAAGAGCATCTGCTTCTCGTTTTGACTATCAAGTCAACAAGGTGATAGCTTCGCCAATT harbors:
- a CDS encoding LuxR C-terminal-related transcriptional regulator — translated: MKNQKMYEPDDKMIYLIKDNYDLLQSLGSFGISLGFGDKTVREVCDDQNVDTYTFLAVVNFTINGYRGVDDVDRLSIPTLIQYLRASHTYYLEYKLPFIRKELMTALDETDNLARLILRLYDEYAHSIHNHMQYEEKNVFPYVDTLLKGESNDTYDIETYSKHHSQTDVKLSELKSIIIKYLPSDAHHNNRLTATLYDIYNCEAWLEQHALVEEEIFIPVIRRLEQKSKQNDVSVKISNMITKSPASNEVLSDREKDVIVAVAQGMTNKEIADHLCISTNTVITHRRNIARKLQIHSPAGLTIYAIVNSLVDISSVKL
- a CDS encoding response regulator transcription factor: MEHLADKNMGRPKIAIVDSNTLVVLGLKNILQNVMPIMTVDSFSNFQDFEKAQPNSYYHYFVSQVIVLENRQFFSQCIHKTIVLTLSKDPNAQLSGFHSFCINVPEDELVKAILKIVQYGHSGGKNLPELPQVLKNKILSNRELEVLSLIVQGLINKEIAEKLNISLTTVITHRKNIMDKLGMKSVSALTIYAVMHGYIDINKI
- a CDS encoding phospholipase D-like domain-containing protein, which translates into the protein MKMRETKVSYKTKNVITAVMTFSCILFPIQILAQSKSESTLFEEYKEPTERADSLIVNQLRRKGVHFSHNNSVTLLTTGKDKFNDLFKAIDQARSSIHLEYFNFRNDSINEELIRHLAAKVKEGVEVRAVFDGFGNASNNRPMKKRHLKAIREKGIEIYEFKPMEFPWLHDIFNRDHRKIVIIDGKVAYTGGMNVADYYINGTKVVGSWHDMHCRIEGDEVNTLQNIFLRMWFLASGQKIHGAKYYRGISNPDYIKGLKPDTCGSAGNKMVGIINREPHVSKDIIRYFYVNAINDAKDSIKLINPYFTLSRALKKALRNAVKRGVKVEILLSVKSDIPLTPNCGFYNAHQLMKEGCTIWMYEKGFHHTKIIMVDGKFCTVGSANLNARSLRWDREENAVIIDPCTTHELDNLFEAQKKGSFKLTETKWKQWRTSWQRFRGWFAHLLSPFL
- a CDS encoding KpsF/GutQ family sugar-phosphate isomerase, which encodes MNEAEQRLTQVRAYATQCIKEEADATLNLINQLDENFDKAVSLMYHCTGKVIVTGVGKSGNIGAKIAATLSSTGTPAFFVNPLDVYHGDLGVMTKEDVVLALSNSGQTDELLRFIPMVLHMNIPIIGMSANPHSLLAKYSTAHIKVWVEKEACPLNLAPTSSTTAALVMGDALAIALMRVRNFKPQDFAQFHPGGELGKRLLTTAQDVMRSDDLPIIPKEMHLGDAIIHVSKGKLGLGVSLDNGKVIGLITDGDIRRAMERWQAEFFVHTVSDIMTKEPKTVLPTTKITEIQHIMQQNKIHTVLVCDKKRHLLGVVDHYSCML
- the kdsA gene encoding 3-deoxy-8-phosphooctulonate synthase, which gives rise to MMNKSTFIAGPCVIESSELLNTVAEELVRLNRKYGIDIIFKASFDKANRTSIKSFRGPGLEKGLTMLQDIKDKYGLRLLTDIHESYQAEAVGEVVDVIQIPAFLCRQTDLLVAAAKTGKIVNIKKAQFLSGRDMHYPTQKCQESGAKEVWLTERGNCFGYNNLVVDFRNIPDMKEIVPNVIMDCTHSVQRPSAGDGKTVGDRKFVPSMALAAKAFGATGYFFEVHPTPDTGLSDAANMLELANLDVLIGKLV
- a CDS encoding outer membrane beta-barrel protein, which translates into the protein MKKILLSFAVACVSLAASAQGYVGGSVGIASSKTDGADAVTTYQFLPEIGVNLDQNWSIGTVVGWGKGNPVQYEGESRNYFKLAPYARYTFVRSKYVNAFVDGGFGYTHYNHAHQGPLAASINEWEAGLRPGLAVNLSPKVSFVTHIGFVGWKSVKADVSGAKANNVWGASLNGNDITFGVYYNF
- a CDS encoding mechanosensitive ion channel family protein, which produces MHKKLFFVTIFLFTLMLPANAVLQEDSLRNSLQVLRHELIEQHLEQTKQLNNSRYVTEKVTNQLKEIGEKSAQVSLMLYSQKTDNIFDLTYACQQATELWRDFQTQTRPFHDLITESNEEIARYDSLVNVLSTMYTFGLTPEMKTNRNVCLTLAVSIRRMLKERSDSYQEYIQFYRYSQHQLQALDAYAQKRYDEIQSGIFTNAGNNYYRILKTFGFQISQMKTLLSEKYSPNSLIVSQWDVKWIITLFTMIILYGLIAILINYLSIRFLVTRVMKTNRFEQKSQAFLAKRTCIIMLASVVTFSIILVVIRLFSPSNFVHMACSLLLEYTWMLSVIFASLLLRVEGSQTHNAYRIYYPLIMIGFFVITFRIVMLPSSVITLLFTPLLLIDTLWQARMIYKYHKLVPRYDLNFAYISQFVFIFSLISAWIGYTMLAVQVIIWWSMQLACILTIAFFKDYLNQYREKHPIKKLSPYKVWFLRFIDIVLIPTALVISFIIAIYWATDVFNLSGLTWNLFRTNFIDSDKIQISVYSIAIVTILWFIFNYLNLTIRDAIKLYLKRNDPSTAEARATMYINVLQVIVWGSWLLITLGLFKVSSTWLVVVTGGLSTGIGFAMKDILENIYYGISLMAGRIKIGDYIICDGIRGKVSSINYTSTVIDALDGSTIAFQNSQLFTKNYKNMTKNDGYEVGVIEVGVAYGTNVKEVRELLIDAIAKLGITNENKDIIVRLKSFDDSCITLKILVWLNVLTQTNDISVVMECIYDTLNNNGIEIPFPQREITIKHQQEN
- a CDS encoding ATPase, with the protein product MILIADSGGSKTDWALMTLPTNTHKFVLKVRTQGINPFHQSKEFILNTLEQELMPALINAANPSKIFYDQSDIAEKVSKIAFYGAGCTEMLSQIVREALTATFPSASIKVESDLLGAAHAVCVRKAGIACILGTGANSCQYDGEKIVANVPPLGYILGDEGSGAVLGKLLLNGIFKGDLPVEIRDLYLQWSGLTYPKIIDKVYRQPLANRFLASCSKFIKENLQYAELESLVMFNFDSFFQKNILKYSDSSIRSISAVGGIAAAFEDQLRASASRFDYQVNKVIASPIDGLIEYYS